The genomic DNA CCACGCCCTCGGGTGGGGACCTCCGGCTGGGCCCAGACACGAGGGAGTGTTCCCATGGCTGCACGTCGTTACCCCGCCATCCCCGCCGGCTCGGCGGCCCCTATCGGCCACAGCCGGCGCTCCTTCCTCGGGATGAGCGCCCTCGGCGCGCTCGGCCTGGGAGGCGTCAGCCTCGGGCTGAGCGGCTGCGGCTCCTCCGGCAGCTCCGCAGACCCCAACGACTTCGTCTTCACCTTCTGGGGCACCGGCGCCGAGAAGGACGCCGTCACCAAAGTGCTGGACGCGGCCGCCCAGGGCGCCGGGCTGAATGCCAAGCCCCAGTCCATCCCCACCAACTACGAGACGAAGATCAACACGCTGCTCGCAGCGAACACCCCGCCCGACGCCGGCTACCTGACCGAGTCGATGTCCATGCGTCTGGGGGAGCAGGGCAAGCTCGTCAACGTCGCGGGCAACGCCATCTTCGCCAACTACCTGCCCAGTGCGATCCACTGGTACTCCGCCGACGGGGCGGTCGCTCAGACCTGCCAGGAGGCGATGACCTTCTTCTACGACACCGAGGCCGCCGCGCAGGCCGGGGTCGCGGTGCCGACGAGCGTGGACGGCGCGTGGGACTGGAACCAACTGATCCAGGCCGCCGACGCCCTGACCGCGGACTCCCAGGGGCGCAAGCCGTCGGACTCCGGTTTCGATGCCAACGACGTGCAGCGGTACGGCTTCGCGGCCCCGACCGGGGTCCCGCAGCTCTTCGCCCTGCTGCAGTCCAACGGCGTGGACATGTTCAACGAGGACGGGACCAAGACCAACCTCGACAGCCCCGAGGCCATCGAGGTGCTGCAGAACATCAACCAGCTGGTCAACGAGCACCGGGTCTCTCCCACCCCCGCGCAGGCGACCACATTCGGCGCCAGCGCCTCGCTGCTCCTGGCCAGCAAGCGCGTGGCGATGGTGATCGAGGGCACTTGGGGCCTCCTGGACTTCTCCCAGTCCGACGTGAAGTACGACACCGGCGTCCTGCCCAAATACCAGCAGTACGCCACCACCACCCTGTCCGGGGCGACCAGCATCTTCGCGGCCAGCAAGCACCAGGACTTCGCCCTGCAGCTCCTGACGGACCTGAGCGACCCCACCAAGGTCGACCTGTACTCCGCCGGGCTGTGGATGCCGGCGGTGGCCGACTACTACACCGACGAGGCCAAGATCTCGCAGTGGACCTCCGGTGGGGCGCACCCCGCGGGCTTCCGCACCGCGGTCATCGACTCCATCGGCTCGGGTGTCGCCTACCCCTCGTACCGCATCAAGGACTTCACCACCGTCGCCACGACGATCACCAACGCCATGGGCCCGATCGTCACCACCCCCGGTGACGTCACCGACGCCGTCAAGACCCTGGCTGCCACGGTCAACGGCCAGCTCAAGGGCGCCTACCCCGACAGCGCCCCGGCCTGAGCCCGACAGGACGGCGCCATGCGCAGCTCACGCCTTGGCACCGGACGAGCACCCACGACGGCCAGGAGGGCAACATGACCACCCAGGAGCAGACCGGCTCGACTGGACCGGGCGCCTCGAGGTCCGCGGCGCCGCATCGCCGAGACCCCGGGAGTCGGAACGGACGGCGGGGCGCCGGCGTCCGCCCGCGCAGCGCGCTGGCCCGCAGCCAGAGCCGCTGGGGCCGCCTCCTCGCGGCCCCAGCGGTGGTGGGCTTCGCCGTCTTCACCGTCGGCCCGATGATCGCCTCCCTGGTCATCGGCTCGACCAACTGGTCCATCGGCACCAACCCCACCTGGGCCGGAACCGAGAACTACGAGGCCATCTTCGCCGACCCCCGCTTCTACGCCTCTCTGAAGGCGACGTTCCTCTACGCACTGCTTGCGGTCCCCGGAACCGTCATCGTGGCCTTCCTGGTGGCCACCCTGATGCATCAGGTGCGCCGCGGCCGGGGGTTCTTCCGAACGGTCTTCTACCTGCCGGTGCTCGTCCCGCCCGTGGCCAGCGCCGTGCTGTGGCTGTGGCTCTTCGACCCCACCGCGGGCCTGCTGAACTCCGCGCTGCGAATGCTGCACCTGCCGACGTCCCAGTGGATCTACGGGGAGTCCAGCGCGCTGCCCTCAATCTCCCTGGTCGCCATCTGGGGGTTCGGCAACATGGCCCTGATCTTTCTCGCGGCCCTGCAGGGAGTGCCCCGTGAGCTCATGGAGGCCGCCGAGGTCGACGGCGCCGGTCCGCTCCGCCGGACCTGGAACATCACCCTGCCGATCATCAGCCCGATCATCCTGTTCAACCTGATTACCGGGTTCATCGCCGCCGTCCAGAACTTCGACTCCGCCTACATCATCACCAACGGCGGGCCCAACGACGCGACCCTGTTCTACGTCTTCTACCTCTACACCAAGGCCTTCACCGACGGTCAGCTCGGCTACGCCTCCGCCATGGCCTGGATCCTCTTCGTCGTCATCGTGGCCATCACCGTCGTCGTCTTCCGCACCTCCCGCTACTGGGTCTACTCCGAGGGGAGCAAGTGATGTCCACTCCGACGACGTCCACGGGCGCGACCGCCCTGGCCACCGGAGCGCATGCCGATGACACCCCTGCGGGCCGCGGCGCCGCGGGGAACCGTGTGCCGGACGGAGCGCCGCGAGGCGCACGCCGCGGACCGGTGCTCACCGCAGTCGTCTACGTGCTGCTGGCCCTGGTGACCTTCCTGTGCCTGATGCCCTTCGTGTGGCTGGTGCGCAGCTCGCTCATGGGCACCAGCCAGATCTTCAGCTACCCGCCGGAGTGGATCCCCGCCCCGTTCCAGTGGGACAACTTCACCGGCGCGCTCTCGGCAGCCCCCTTCGCCCGCTACGCGGCCAACACCCTGCTGCTGGTCGTGCTGATCGTGCCGGGAGCGCTGCTGAGTTCCTCAGCCGCGGCCTTCGCCTTCTCGCGCCTGGCGTGGCGAGGACGCGACCTCGCCTTCGCCGCCCTCATGAGCGGGCTGATGCTGCCGTACGCGGCCACCCTCATCCCCACCTTCATCGGGTGGCAGGAGCTCGGGCTCACCAACACCTACTGGCCACTGGCGCTACCACCGTGGTTCGCCGCAGGCGCGGCCTTCAACGTCTTCATGCTGCGGCAGTTCTTCTCCCAGATGCCCGCCGACCTCGACAACGCCATGTACGTCGACGGCGGCACGCCCTGGACGGTCTACTGGCGGATCGCGCTCCCACTCAACAAGGGACCGATGACCCTGGTCGGGATCTTCACCACCATCGCCGTCTGGAACGACCTGCTCAACCCGCTCATCTACCTGTCCGACCCCGACAAGTTCACCCTGTCCCTGGGCCTGGCCTCGT from Quadrisphaera setariae includes the following:
- a CDS encoding carbohydrate ABC transporter permease yields the protein MTTQEQTGSTGPGASRSAAPHRRDPGSRNGRRGAGVRPRSALARSQSRWGRLLAAPAVVGFAVFTVGPMIASLVIGSTNWSIGTNPTWAGTENYEAIFADPRFYASLKATFLYALLAVPGTVIVAFLVATLMHQVRRGRGFFRTVFYLPVLVPPVASAVLWLWLFDPTAGLLNSALRMLHLPTSQWIYGESSALPSISLVAIWGFGNMALIFLAALQGVPRELMEAAEVDGAGPLRRTWNITLPIISPIILFNLITGFIAAVQNFDSAYIITNGGPNDATLFYVFYLYTKAFTDGQLGYASAMAWILFVVIVAITVVVFRTSRYWVYSEGSK
- a CDS encoding extracellular solute-binding protein, which codes for MAARRYPAIPAGSAAPIGHSRRSFLGMSALGALGLGGVSLGLSGCGSSGSSADPNDFVFTFWGTGAEKDAVTKVLDAAAQGAGLNAKPQSIPTNYETKINTLLAANTPPDAGYLTESMSMRLGEQGKLVNVAGNAIFANYLPSAIHWYSADGAVAQTCQEAMTFFYDTEAAAQAGVAVPTSVDGAWDWNQLIQAADALTADSQGRKPSDSGFDANDVQRYGFAAPTGVPQLFALLQSNGVDMFNEDGTKTNLDSPEAIEVLQNINQLVNEHRVSPTPAQATTFGASASLLLASKRVAMVIEGTWGLLDFSQSDVKYDTGVLPKYQQYATTTLSGATSIFAASKHQDFALQLLTDLSDPTKVDLYSAGLWMPAVADYYTDEAKISQWTSGGAHPAGFRTAVIDSIGSGVAYPSYRIKDFTTVATTITNAMGPIVTTPGDVTDAVKTLAATVNGQLKGAYPDSAPA
- a CDS encoding carbohydrate ABC transporter permease, yielding MLTAVVYVLLALVTFLCLMPFVWLVRSSLMGTSQIFSYPPEWIPAPFQWDNFTGALSAAPFARYAANTLLLVVLIVPGALLSSSAAAFAFSRLAWRGRDLAFAALMSGLMLPYAATLIPTFIGWQELGLTNTYWPLALPPWFAAGAAFNVFMLRQFFSQMPADLDNAMYVDGGTPWTVYWRIALPLNKGPMTLVGIFTTIAVWNDLLNPLIYLSDPDKFTLSLGLASFRSLYSSQWGYLMAASLLVILPIMVLFAFAQKAIMENLALSGLKG